The window TCTTATAGCTGAAGCTTATTTTGAAAACTGGAGTTttttgttattgataagtgtttcaTAAAGTAGTTTGAGCTGGTGCATATTGTTGTAAATTGAACAAAGatagcactaataataatattaatatgaaaaatAATAGTAAAAGACTTTTTAGTAATTGTACATCTTATAGGCTCTACTTTTTTTTTCCATAAGTTATTTGTAAGGAGCTTTTTTTTAAGTTCTACAATTTAAGATAAACTATACATTTTTTTTTTGGTTACCAAACAAAGCTTAAAAACTATAAGCTCCTGAAAGTCATAAACTCTACTTTTCTAAGCTCCTATAGAATCTTATTTTGCGTCATCCAAACATATCCTTAAGATAAATTTAATTTAAACTCTATATAAAATACTCAGTAAATGACTATAAGTACTTTTTGGGGTTAAAGTGAAGAATTTATTGATAttttattcttaataataataataataataataataataataataataataataataataataataataataataataatttattacttATTTTTAAATAGACAACTATTTTTTCTGAATGACGATATCTACATCGAATcttctcatttgtcacccacagaCGCGTTAGGATGAAACCCAATTCGCTACGATATTGACAATACTACCGAAAGTTGGAAAAACTACCTAGAGACCTTCTCAAATTGCACTAATGTTGGCAATACCATCAAAGATTGGAAACTCCTTTtatgtgaataatttttttttaaaaaaattattattattttttaagatATATGGAgtataggggtggtcagtatttggtttgaaatcgTGAAACCCGAAAACCAatccgaaaccaaaccggaaaaaaaccaaaccgaattagaaaaacggttttcggattgagtcaaaccgaaaccgaattcaaattcggtttttggttcggttttttggttttgaaaatcctgaattcggtttaaccgaaaaccgaattcgaaatttatatatatttaatttgtatatttatgttttaatgtcattataatttgggatccaatcaataaaatatgttctcacccatatgtcgatttggtagctcacattataattatgttactcaaattattatgttcttcttcttaataatagatgcagtaaacgtcataattaagctgtaaatattaataaataatcgaattcttgataatttaatagtacgtcattgttttaggatataaataactaacacATCAGTAACGTCACAATTAAACTACCACCGTtatcagttttttcataatattcggttttaaccgaaaaccgaaccgaatccgattTCGAATACGgtgttcggttcggttcggttttaactttgaattcggttttcggttcggttttcggttttgcccaaaaaatttcaaaaccgaatacaccgaaccgaataaaccgaacataccaaaaaccgaaccgatgaacacacctaatgaagtatcatttatatttatttatatttagtaTGGACTGCAAATAGGTACCTATTAATTATTTTATAGGGACATTTACCAGCAATCACATAAGTAGGTATTAATCAAATAGATTGACTATAATAAATTAGATAGCTATGTGCATGATATATTAATTAATACTATACCTCTTATAGGTCGTGTCAACTTATTCTAGTGACTTCCAAAACACATCTCAATTTGATCTTGTTAGAAAAATGCAACTAATCTACAGAATTCAATTCAATTAACTCAAATGTGCGTGTCATCTCCTGTAACTGTATCTACGTAGTTAAACTAGCTAATTACTTTTGTTTCACAAAAGGAAATAGAAATAGATTGGATTTGATTCGATTCGATTCGATTCGATTCAGTTGGATTAATCAACATCGATGCCCAAATAAATAACGTTATAGAAGATTATATTACTATATATGTACTTATCACCAAATTTAAACTAGAACTTAAATAAATTCACGTACCATAAACATGTGTTTGATATCTGCATGATTGAACTCATCTGGTTTCTCTTGACTAATAATCTTTAAACACATATCCAACATATCATCTCGTTCAAATCTACCCATTTCCACCCTCTCTTTAATCAATACCTCAAAAATATCGAAAATATTTCCAAAGTATTGTGTCAACCTCTTCCTAATTCCTTGCGGATCGATCTTCCTCAAAATGGGAAAAAAGTCAACCAAATTTGGCTTCCCAGCCTCCACCATCATGTTTCCGACAAGTTCCTTAAACTCTTTACCCGAATCCTCATACGGGTCGGCTAAATCCTTAGAAAACATAGTATTTGATAAAAGATTCATTGATGTTCTAAAAGCAGCACGACCGATATCCACTGAGTCACCAGATTGACTCGCTTTTCGACAGTACGCTATAAGCTCTTTCACTTTTTGGCTTCTTAAGTGTTGGTTGGCATCAAGAGAGTTCCCAGAGAAGATGTTGGAGTTAAGTATCTTTCGAAGCGCCCGCCATTTGTTTGCGACTGGGAGCCAAACGACCGAGTGTTGTGAATGGTTGTGTGCCGTGAGGGCGTTGGGTATATGTCGTGATGAGAAAGTAAGATCTTGGTTTTTAAGTACTTCTTTGGCTGCAGTGGATGAAGATATGACGAGTGTTGTGATTTGACCGAGTTTTAAGAACATGATGGGCCCATGGATTTTGGCTAGTTTGGCTAGGGACTGATGTGGTTGGTCACCGAGCAAGTGAAGGTTACCGATGATCGGCAACGGAGTTGGGCCGGGTGGCAAGTTGTTGGGTTTGGTGTGCCGAAAAATTGAGAAAATGGTTTGGAGAAATGCGTAGGATATAATTAAAGCAAGAAAAATGGTCACAAACTCCATTGATGGGATAAGATTTTGTGTTTAGGTTGTTTTCTAGGTGAAGATtgtgaaacaatatatataatacaagtaaaAGACTTATAAACTACCACATTAACAACCACGAGCTAATACTTTctaattaaatattttttttttcggcgAAAAAACAGAAAACTTCATTAAAACAaggaaacttaaaaaaaaattgaaGCCCAAATAACGTACAACCAAAGTCAACCGAGCTTAAAACAAAAACTACAAACCAACCAAGCTCGAACCTAAACAAGAGATCTAAACAACAAAATAGAAAAAATGACCACGATACAAAAAACAAGGAAGATCGAGATATAGAGGGTGACCAATCAAACGTATGACGGACGATTAGCAACCATCTAAACGCCGACAACATTAAGCGTCTTTAATGAATTCACCGAACTTTTCCATCTCGGCCCCTTGCACACGACGTCTTCTTCTCGAACCCCTCCCTTTAGTCGTATTTGGGGGAGCCACATATGATGAGGATGAATTGGCATCTACACTCTCGGACTCGGCAACCATATTGTTCATCATAGTTACAAAGGCAGCGAGTGGTTCATCCGATCTCGAAACATCAACAGAATTAACCAAATCAGTGGGATTCAACAAAGAAATGTCGTTAGGTTTACCGAACTTGGAAGCAACCGTTTCAAAGTGGTGTTCTAATTAAATATTTATTAGCCTGATTTAGTTGATCATTATTAGGGGTTATAATATAATATGATTTGGCAATTAGTTTTTAACTAGCATGAATATGAAATGTAAAAAAGTTAAAATGAATTGAAAAAAGAGTTTGTTTAACAAACGTTTATGGAAATGTCATATTTTGGGATTTCAAGCTAGTCGATAAAATTTATTTTGACAGAACTAAATGGTGTTTTGGTGAATTAACATTCTATTTAGTGGAGAAATTAAGAGCAAATTACAATGATAAGTCCAATAATTTACATTAGATTATACCAGTACCCCTATCTCTTAATTACTACATCGATTATCCCTAACGTTTACATAATATACGTCGATAGTCCCTCCACTAACATTCGTTAAAAAGTTTCGTTAACtcataacataattataattataattataattataattataattataattatagatgtATAATCTTATTACCCAAACTGTTTGTACACTTTCCGGCGGATCTACCCATGTGCTAGGTTGCAACGCCCAGATCACGTTTTGGGTATAATTTGGGTGAGTATGGAGGTTCTCTCATCTTCGTTGGCGATTTCCCGAAGGTAACAAGTACATGGACTGCTTTACGCCACCGAGAGAGGGATTATGAGCATGTACATTGGTAGCATGCTAGAATGATGAGTGAGTTGTTGATGGATCCTTGTTGACTGAATGGATTCTCTATTTGTAGAGGCTAAATCTCATTCTTTCATGCTTTTGTGCCTTTGCTATTCATTATGGAAAGATTCTTAGTCTTTTCATAAAAAGGTCTTGTCACGGAAAGAGATGTTGTCCCTTCCTTTGAGTGGAAGTGGCGGTGGCCGAACTAATCCATCTCATAGGCGTTTACTTTTGTTGTTTGAGTTTTCGGTTCACCCTGCTCGAGGCCACCTCTTCGTGTGTAACCTGCGTTCACATACTTGTGTTCGTTATTCGCTTCATCGTTCATCTTATTACGGAGTGATTATTTGTGGCACGAAGGTGgggtacactatcaagccccccaTTTTAATTATACGAAGCGAAATTCAAAGCTGAGCTCGTGACTTTAAACTTAATTACATCAGTTAACTTGATTTGACATCGCCTGCAAGCTGTCGCATATGCTTTTACCATTATGCCCTTTAAATATCTTCCTGTTTACTCTAAATGTCGAGGGGTTGTATCGTCTTTTTATCTCGATTCACAAGGCTGTAGGGTTTTTGATTTGACTAACTTCTTCAAGAGGTAAGTGTTTCTTTTACCCACTTTTCTCTTCTTATTTTCTTTTCACTCCGCTCGTTCCTTTTCCATTGCCGATTACTTCCTGGTACGGTTTGTTTCTCCTTTCTATTTTTCGTTTATGGCTAAGTCAGGTATTGATTTTTTAAGAGTCCTGTTACTCTCGCCGGTGTGTCTGATCTATTGTCAACCCTAAATTTATCGGACGGTGATATTATCCTTCCGGGAGATAACACTATTCTGAAGTTCCTGATTGATTATGTTGGTGTTTACACACAACTTTTCTATGAGTGTAACTTGAGGGTTCCAATTTCCACGTTTTATTTGAGTGTGTTGGAATATTTTAAGGTGCAAGTGTCGATCTTGCATCCCGTTGCTTCTAAGCAAATCATGTCCTTCGAGGTTATGCGTAGAGCATGCGGCAAAGATCCTACCATTGATCTGTTTCGATGTTTTTTCAAACTAACGATGCGGGTGATTGGGTTACCATTGCTAAGCGTAAGAAAAAAGGGGATTCTCGTATCCCGCATGTTTGTTTTTCCTCTTGTAGTTATGATGTTAGAAATTGGAAGAATTCATTCATTTTTATGAAAACATCATTTTTTCTTCCTGAAACCTACCCCAGCGTTACCGATGGAAAAAGGGAAGTTATTCCTCATATATATAGGGATCCGATGCCTGAAGATCTTGTTACCGATCCTCTGTGTATCCTAATTTGCAAACACCAGATTATGGTTTCTTCTTTTCCCGATGCTATCTTGTTTAAACTTGGAATGGCTACTCACTGGGAAGAAGGTCAAAAGGTTTATAGTATATTTTATGGGGATGAGGGTATGTCTTGTTGTTCTAGATTAGTATACTTGTGTCTTTTATCGAATATGTTTAACCTTAATGTTTTTATTTTGCAGAGATGTCTTTGTGAAATGCTGTTAAGTTCCAAGGTATAAAAGAGATCACTTTTGTTGTGCAAGATATGTCAACAATTCCTAAGGATTGTGGCTCTCCTTCTTGCTCTGGCTTTGTGGAGATTCAAAGTAAGACGAGGAGTGAGTAAGGTGAGGTGAGTTCAGTGAAGCTTAAGGTGAATGGTAAGCTCAAGGGGAAATCGAAAGTTACTCCAGTTGGTGTGCATGATCATGAGGATAATGATGCAAGGAAATCCGAGAGCATTGGATTTCGTTTGGTTAAGTGTAGCTAAGCTAAAGGGGATAAGAGGAAAACTGTTTTACCTGTTGTTTCTTCTGGTAAAAAATTGAAATTTGAGACAGGGTTGGTAGATAAGGCTACCGATGAGGAGGGTGGCGATGATGTTAGTTCAGCAGGGAAAGCTGGTGATAACATTGATCCTGGTATGCTCTTTTCCTATTGTTCTGATTTTATTATTCTTTGTTTTTCAGTTTATAGCTTTCTCTTCTTTAATGTAGTGCCAGCTCTTCTGCCTGGGATTCCTTCTGCAGCCAACTGCTTTGTCTTAGTTGATACCCTTGTTCCCGATAACTGGCCTTCTTTGTTCGTTGGAGATTTGAAGAAGTTTATCAATGCTCATTTTGTTCATCTTTATCAATCTATGTCTTTGTCTCATCTTGCTGTATCCaaattaaaaaaaatttcttttaagAAATCGGAGCTGTTGCTGGAAGTTAATGGGCTGATGAAAGTTAATGCCTCTGTGAATGAGCGAGTGAAGCATCTTGAAGAGAAGATTATGATGGCTCCTTCTTATGAAGAAGATTTAAAGTCTGCCAGGGAGGAGATTGTTAGCCTTTAGACTCAACTTGCTCGTCAAGTAAATGATTTAACTGCTTCGGAGAACCAGAATGCTACCCTTCGCAGTGAGACTATGAAGCAGAAAGTTCAGATCAAAGAGTTGGAGTCTGATTATGCTCGAGTTATTTCTGAGGTGATTCCCAATGTTTGTGGACAGCTTATTAAGAGTCCCGATCTAGGTGATGTTTTTTCAAAGGTAATTCTTGCAGCTCATTTGTCGGAGCGGTGTGATCTGCTTTGGGATCTAGCTGGTAATGGCAAGGTAGATCGTGCAGATTTTTCTGAGTATATTGAGGAGGCAGAGGAGCTTATGGATGCTGTTTTTGATGAGTTTGACTCTGCAGAGTTTCCTTATGTTCAGCGTATGTCTACACATACCAGTGCTAAACCTCGAGAGCCTTTGGTTTTGGATGCTAACATTATTTCTGCATATCAAGATGGTGGGGGTGCTCCTGCCCCTAGTGGTGCTTCTGCTCATAGTAGCGCTTTTGCTCATAGTGGTGCTGCTCTTGTTGCCTCTGAGCATCAATCTTGATTCCCTGGATATGAATCTTTTGCTCTTTTACTTGTGACTGTGATGCCTTTGGACAATGTTTTATGTATTATTGGGCTCTGTTGCCCTTTTAAACAATCTCATGTACGACTTGTTTATGTTAATTATGGTAGATCTCTTATGCAGGTGTGACCAAGCTGTTGCTTTGTTGTCCCACTTATGTCAATATTGCTTCTTGCTTTTAGTATTTCTACGAGGTTTTTCCCTTCATTATATTGGTtattcttgatgactattttgcaGGGGGTTTATTTGCTTCGGATATTTCAAAGACTTACTTTGTTATCCGGGTTTTTCCACTTGGAAATTTATTTTTTCAAGGATTTACCTTGCTTCGGATATTTCGAAGACTTTTGCTTCGTGATCCGGATCGTTTAGTTTTGCCAAGAGATTACCTTGCCTCGGATATTTTGAAGACTTTTACTTCGTAATCCGGATGGTTCCTCTTGGGAATTCATTTCAAGGAATTACCTTACTTCGGATATTTCGAAGACTTTTGCTTCATGATCTGGATTGTTCCTCTTAGGAATTTATTTTTTTAAGGAATTACTTTGCTTCGGATGTTTCGAAGACCTTTGCTTCGTGATCCAGATTGTTCCTCTTGGGAATTTATTTTTTCAAGGAATTACCTTGCTTCGGATATTTCGAAGACTTTTGCTTCGTGATCCGTTGTAGGAGATGGTATTAGCAAAAGGATGTAGGAAGTATATTAAATATCTGGTAGGAAGCGTATGGGCTTCTATTACATTTTGATGACTTCAACTAGAAGTACAAAAGTAAGTAATAGCTTAAACTTGGGCTTTAGTGGTAGAATCTTCGGAGGTTTAATCCATACCAAGCTCAGCGTATTGCTTTCCCCATTGTAGTTTCTAGTTTGTAGGATCCCAATCCCAGTACGGCTGAGATCACATAGGGTCCCTCCCAGTTTGGTCCTAACTTCCCTTCATATTCGACTTTGCTTGTGTTGTTGAGTCGCAAAACGTAGTCTCCTACTTTGAAAGTAGTTGGCTTCACTCTCTTGTTGTAGTATCTTGATATGGTGCTTTTGTAGGATGCTTCGCGTATCAGGGCTGCTTCCATTCTCTCTTCTAGTATATCAAGGTTGATGTGAAGATTTTTTGCGTTATTTTCTCAATTCGCTATTCTTTCAGTTAGGACCTATATTTTCGTggggagtgtagtgacccgaacttttccatgtttatatatattaattgagattgatatttacatgattaaatgtttccaacatgttaagcaatcaaacttgttaagacttgattaattgaaatatgtttcatatagacaattgaccacccaagttgaccggtgattcacgaacgttaaaacttgtaaaaattatatgatgacatatatatggatatatatatagttaacatgatactatgataagtaaacatatcattaagtatattaacaatgaactacatatgtaaaaacaagactactaacttaatgatttttaaacgagacatatatgtaacgattatcgttgtaaagacatttaatgtatatatatcatattaagagatattcatacatgataatatcatgataatataataatttaaaatctcatttgatattataaacattgggttaacaacatttaacaagatcgttaacctaaaggtttcaaaacaacacttacatgtaacgactaacgatgacttaacgactcagttaaaatgtatatacatgtagtgttttaatatgtatttatacacttttgaaagacttcaatacacttatcaaaatacttctacttaacaaaaatgcttataattacatcctcgttcagtttcatcaacaattctactcgtatgcacccgtattcgtactcgtacaatacacagcttttagatgtatgtactattggtatatacactccaatgatcagctcttagcagcccatgtgagtcacctaacacatgtgggaaccatcatttggcaactagcatgaaatatctcataaaattacaaaaatatgagtaatcattcatgacttatttacatgaaaacaaaattacatatcctttatatctaatccatataccaacgaccaaaaacacctacaaacactttcattctttaattttcttcatctaattgatctctctcaagttctatcttcaagttctaagtgttcttcataaattccaaaagttctagtttcataaaatcaagaatactttcaagtttggtagctcacttccaatcttgtaaggtgatcatccaacctcaagaaatctttgtttcttacagtaggttatcattctaatacaaggtaataattatattcaaactttggttcaatttctataactataacaatcttatttcaagtgatgatcttacttgaacttgttttcgtgtcatgattctgcttcaagaacttcgagccatccaaggatccattgaagctagatccatttttctcttttccagtaggtttatccaaggaacttaaggtagtaatgatgttcataacatcattcgattcatatatataaaactatcttattcgaaggtttaaactcgtaatcactagaacatagtttagttaattctaaacttgttcgcaaacaaaagttaatccttctaacttgacttttaaaattaactaaacacatgttctatatctatatgatatgctaacttaatgatttaaaacctggaaacacgaaaaacaccgtaaaaccggatttacgccgtcgtagtaacaccgcgggctgttttgggttagttaattaaaaactatgataaactttgatttaaaagttgtaattctgagaaaatgatttttattatgaacatgaaactatatccaaaaattatggttaaactcaaagtggaagtatgttttctaaaatggtcatctagacgtcgttctttcgactgaaa of the Rutidosis leptorrhynchoides isolate AG116_Rl617_1_P2 chromosome 5, CSIRO_AGI_Rlap_v1, whole genome shotgun sequence genome contains:
- the LOC139848969 gene encoding 7-ethoxycoumarin O-deethylase-like, with product MEFVTIFLALIISYAFLQTIFSIFRHTKPNNLPPGPTPLPIIGNLHLLGDQPHQSLAKLAKIHGPIMFLKLGQITTLVISSSTAAKEVLKNQDLTFSSRHIPNALTAHNHSQHSVVWLPVANKWRALRKILNSNIFSGNSLDANQHLRSQKVKELIAYCRKASQSGDSVDIGRAAFRTSMNLLSNTMFSKDLADPYEDSGKEFKELVGNMMVEAGKPNLVDFFPILRKIDPQGIRKRLTQYFGNIFDIFEVLIKERVEMGRFERDDMLDMCLKIISQEKPDEFNHADIKHMFMDLFGAGTDTTSNTLEWAMAEVLCNPHTLVKVKEEFEEVIGRGNIVQESDISKLPYLCCIVKETLRIHPPVPFLIPRKINTEVNLNGYTVPKNTQVLVNVWAIGLDPNIWEDSLKFKPERFLASGVDVRGKDFELIPFGAGRRICPGLPLANRVLLVMLGSLLNTFDWNLESEIQTDSLDLKEKFGLTLQKADPLCVIPVPLK
- the LOC139848262 gene encoding uncharacterized protein, whose product is MKQKVQIKELESDYARVISEVIPNVCGQLIKSPDLGDVFSKVILAAHLSERCDLLWDLAGNGKVDRADFSEYIEEAEELMDAVFDEFDSAEFPYVQRMSTHTSAKPREPLVLDANIISAYQDGGGAPAPSGASAHSSAFAHSGAALVASEHQS